In a single window of the Harpia harpyja isolate bHarHar1 chromosome 3, bHarHar1 primary haplotype, whole genome shotgun sequence genome:
- the TIMM9 gene encoding mitochondrial import inner membrane translocase subunit Tim9 — MAGQISESDQIKQFKEFLGTYNKLTENCFLDCIKDFTSREVKPEEMTCSDHCLQKYLKMTQRISMRFQEYHIQQNEALAAKAGLLGQPR, encoded by the exons ATGGCTGGACAAATATCGGAATCTGATCAGATCAAGCAG TTCAAGGAGTTTCTTGGAACATACAATAaacttacagaaaactgcttccTGGATTGCATAAAGGATTTCACTAGCCGAGAGGTTAAACCAGAAGAG ATGACTTGCTCAGACCACTGCctacagaagtatttaaaaatgacaCAAAGGATCTCCATGAGATTTCAGGAGTACCATATTCAGCAGAATGAAGCTTTGGCAGCTAAAGCAGGACTGCTTGGCCAGCCTCGTTAG